The Kocuria flava nucleotide sequence CCCAAGGAGCGCCGCGACCTCGCCTCCTCCGTGCGCGCCGCCCTGCGCGAGCACCGCCCCCCGCGCCCCGGCGCCGCCCGCCCGCACGCCGCCCAGTTCGACCGCGGCACCTCCTCGGCCGAGCGCCGCATCACCGAGCTGCGCCGGGCCCTGCGCGCCCACCCCTGCCACGGCTGCTCCGACCGCGAGCAGCACGCCCGCTGGGCCGAGCGCTGGTGGAGCCTGCGCCGGGAGACCGACGGCCTGGCCCGCCAGATCGCCGGCCGCACCAACACGATCGCCAAGACCTTCGACCGGGTCTCGCAGGTCCTCACGTCCTTCGGCTACCTCGAGACCCGCCCCGACGGCGAGGTGCGGCCCACCCGCGCCGGGGAGCAGCTGCGCCGGATCTACGGCGACCGCGACCTGCTGCTGGCGCTGAGCCTGCGCGACGGCTTCCTCGACGGCCTCGACCCCGCCTCCACCGCCGCGGTCGTGACCCTGCTGGCCTACCAGGCCAAGCGCGAGGAGCAGGGCTTCCAGCCCGTGCTGCCCTCCGCGGCCATGGACCGCTCCGCCCGCACGGTGGTGCGCAACTGGTCGCTGCTCACCGACCGGGAGACCGAGCACCAGCTGCGCCCCACCGCCGAGCCGGACTTCGGCCTCGTCGAGCCCATGCACCGCTGGGCCCGGGGCGCGTCCCTGGCCACGGCGCTGGCCGGCACCGAGCTGGCCGCCGGCGACTTCGTGCGCTGGGCCAAGCAGGTGGTCGACGTGCTCGACCAGCTCGCCAAGATCGACCTGCTCGACGAGTCCGTGCGCACCCGGTGCCGCCGCGCCATCGACCTGGTCCGCCGCGGCGTCGTGGCCCACTCGGCCTTCGACGACTGAGCCCCGCCCCGCCCCGAGAAGGAGACCCGTGCGTCCCGACCTGCCCGCCCCGCCCGCCCGGCCCGTGCTCTACCGCAACGGCTCGGTCTACAGCCCGGCCGACCCGTTCGCCTCCGCGGTGCTCGTCGACGGCGCCCGGATCGCCTGGGTCGGCTCGGAGGAGGCGGCCTCGTCGATCCAGGATCCCGGGATGGACGTCGTCGACCTCGACGGCGCGCTGCTGGCCCCCGCCTTCGTCGACTCCCACGTCCACGTCACCGAGACCGCCCTGGCCCTGTCCACCCTCGACCTCTCCGGCGCCGGCGGTCTGCAGGAGCTGCTCGACGCGGTCGCCGCCGCGGCCGGGACCGGCACGGGCGTGCTCCTGGGCTCCGGCTGGGACGAGTCGGGCTGGCCCGAGCGCCGGGCCCCGCGCGCCGAGGAGCTCGAGCGCGCCGCCGGCGGGCGCGAGGTCTACCTCACCCGCGTGGACGTGCACTCCGGGGTCGTCTCCACCGGCCTGGCCCACCGGCTGGGCCTGCCCGGCACCGCCGGCTGGCACGAGGACGGCCGCGTCGAGGACGCCGCCCACGACCGGGTCCGCACCGCCGTCCTCGACCTCGACGACGGCCGGCGCACCGAGCTGCACCGGCTCGCCCTGCGCCACGCCGCCTCCCGGGGGTACGCGGCCCTCGCCGAGAACAGCGCCCCGCAGGTCGCCCCGCTCCAGGACCTCGTGCGCCTGGTCGCCCTGGCCAACCACGGCGTCGGCGCCGAGGAGCCCCTGCCCCGGGTCCTGCCGTACCTCGGGGAGCTCGTGGCCGACGCCGAGGGCGCCCGAGCCGTGACCGGACGCTTCGACGAGGCCCTCGCACAGCTGCTCGGGCGCCCCGTGCGCCGGGGCGAGTCGCTGATCGGCCTCGCCGGGGACCTGTGCGTCGACGGTGCCCTCGGCTCGCGCACCGCGGCCCTGCGGGAGCCCTACGCCGACGCCCCGGGCAGCACGGGCCGGACCTACCTCGACGCCGGGCAGATCGGCGCCCACCTGGCCGCCACGACCGAGGCCGGTCTGCAGGGCGGCTTCCACGTCATCGGCGACGCCGCCATGGACGCGGTCCTCGAGGGGCTCGACCGCGCGGCCGAGCGCGTGGGGGAGCGGGCCCTGCGCGCCGCGGGGCACCGCCTCGAGCACGCCGAGATGGTCGACGCCGAGGGCGTCGAGCAGCTGGCCCGCGCGTCCGTGACCGTCTCCGTCCAGCCCGGCTTCGACGCCGCCTGGGGCGGACCCGGCGGGCTCTACGAGCAGCGCCTCGGCCCCGGCCGCGCCGCCGGAATGAACCCGCTGGCCGCCTTCCACCGGGCCGGGGTGCCCGTGACCCT carries:
- a CDS encoding amidohydrolase, encoding MRPDLPAPPARPVLYRNGSVYSPADPFASAVLVDGARIAWVGSEEAASSIQDPGMDVVDLDGALLAPAFVDSHVHVTETALALSTLDLSGAGGLQELLDAVAAAAGTGTGVLLGSGWDESGWPERRAPRAEELERAAGGREVYLTRVDVHSGVVSTGLAHRLGLPGTAGWHEDGRVEDAAHDRVRTAVLDLDDGRRTELHRLALRHAASRGYAALAENSAPQVAPLQDLVRLVALANHGVGAEEPLPRVLPYLGELVADAEGARAVTGRFDEALAQLLGRPVRRGESLIGLAGDLCVDGALGSRTAALREPYADAPGSTGRTYLDAGQIGAHLAATTEAGLQGGFHVIGDAAMDAVLEGLDRAAERVGERALRAAGHRLEHAEMVDAEGVEQLARASVTVSVQPGFDAAWGGPGGLYEQRLGPGRAAGMNPLAAFHRAGVPVTLGSDAPVVGLSPWETVRACLAHHDPGQRISARAAFLASTRGAWRAARTPDPMQGQLAPGTPATFAVWDVEALVVQQAEGTGAAWSTDPRARTPLLPALDTDRLPECRRTVLDGVELYRADA